A single region of the Triticum dicoccoides isolate Atlit2015 ecotype Zavitan chromosome 2B, WEW_v2.0, whole genome shotgun sequence genome encodes:
- the LOC119365480 gene encoding GDSL esterase/lipase At1g09390-like isoform X2, producing the protein MAASTGALAAAVSAVLAVTVLLASPVAAEEGCTRRPVVFAFGDSNTDTGGTAAALGSYLPLPEGRTHFRRSTGRLCDGRLVIDYLCESLNMSYLSPYMEALGSDFSNGANFAIAGSGTLPRDRPFALHVQVQQFVHFKQRSLQLISQGEKAPVDAEGFRNALYLIDIGQNDLSAAFSSGLTYDHVVHHRIPDMLSEIQDAIVTLFYDGAKNFWVHGTGPLGCLPQKLAEAMNYDDGDLDDSGCLRTLNNASHEFNDQLCSVCHKLTSQLKGATIVYTDILSIKYDFVANHSGYGFEEPLMACCGYGGPPYNYNVNVSCLDPGYRVCEDGGKFVSWDGVHYTDAANAVVAAKILSAEFSTPNVPFGYFCKT; encoded by the exons ATGGCAGCGAGCACTGGAGCCCTTGCTGCGGCTGTTTCAGCCGTGCTCGCGGTCACGGTATTGCTCGCCTCGCCGGTCGCCGCGGAGGAGGGGTGCACGCGGCGGCCGGTGGTGTTCGCGTTCGGCGACTCCAACACGGACACGGGCGGCACCGCGGCGGCGCTTGGGAGCTACCTCCCACTCCCGGAGGGCCGCACCCATTTCCGCCGCTCCACCGGACGGCTCTGCGACGGCCGCCTCGTCATCGACTACCTCT GTGAGAGCCTGAACATGAGCTACCTGAGCCCGTACATGGAGGCGCTGGGCTCCGACTTCAGCAACGGCGCCAACTTCGCCATCGCCGGCTCGGGCACCTTGCCGCGTGACAGGCCCTTCGCTCTCCACGTCCAGGTGCAGCAGTTTGTCCACTTCAAGCAGCGCTCCCTCCAGCTCATCAGCCAAG GCGAGAAGGCTCCGGTGGACGCGGAGGGTTTCCGGAACGCGCTGTACCTCATCGACATAGGGCAGAACGACCTCTCCGCCGCCTTCTCGAGCGGGCTGACCTACGATCACGTGGTCCATCATCGGATCCCGGACATGCTATCTGAGATACAGGATGCTATTGTG ACTCTGTTCTACGATGGAGCCAAGAACTTCTGGGTCCATGGCACCGGTCCGCTGGGCTGCCTGCCCCAGAAGCTTGCCGAAGCCATGAACTACGACGACGGCGATCTCGACGACAGCGGCTGCCTCAGAACGCTCAACAACGCTTCCCACGAGTTCAACGACCAGCTCTGCTCCGTCTGCCACAAGCTCACGTCGCAGCTCAAGGGCGCCACCATCGTGTACACCGACATCCTGTCCATCAAGTACGACTTCGTCGCCAACCACAGCGGCTACG GGTTTGAGGAGCCGCTCATGGCGTGCTGCGGCTACGGCGGGCCGCCTTACAACTACAACGTCAACGTGAGCTGCCTCGACCCCGGCTACCGTGTGTGCGAGGACGGCGGCAAGTTCGTCAGCTGGGACGGAGTGCACTACACCGACGCCGCAAACGCCGTCGTCGCGGCCAAGATTCTCTCGGCGGAGTTCTCGACTCCTAATGTTCCCTTCGGCTACTTCTGCAAGACATGA
- the LOC119365480 gene encoding GDSL esterase/lipase At1g09390-like isoform X1, which translates to MAASTGALAAAVSAVLAVTVLLASPVAAEEGCTRRPVVFAFGDSNTDTGGTAAALGSYLPLPEGRTHFRRSTGRLCDGRLVIDYLCESLNMSYLSPYMEALGSDFSNGANFAIAGSGTLPRDRPFALHVQVQQFVHFKQRSLQLISQGSSVFSSTTQKGCVSDRSNASWSAGEKAPVDAEGFRNALYLIDIGQNDLSAAFSSGLTYDHVVHHRIPDMLSEIQDAIVTLFYDGAKNFWVHGTGPLGCLPQKLAEAMNYDDGDLDDSGCLRTLNNASHEFNDQLCSVCHKLTSQLKGATIVYTDILSIKYDFVANHSGYGFEEPLMACCGYGGPPYNYNVNVSCLDPGYRVCEDGGKFVSWDGVHYTDAANAVVAAKILSAEFSTPNVPFGYFCKT; encoded by the exons ATGGCAGCGAGCACTGGAGCCCTTGCTGCGGCTGTTTCAGCCGTGCTCGCGGTCACGGTATTGCTCGCCTCGCCGGTCGCCGCGGAGGAGGGGTGCACGCGGCGGCCGGTGGTGTTCGCGTTCGGCGACTCCAACACGGACACGGGCGGCACCGCGGCGGCGCTTGGGAGCTACCTCCCACTCCCGGAGGGCCGCACCCATTTCCGCCGCTCCACCGGACGGCTCTGCGACGGCCGCCTCGTCATCGACTACCTCT GTGAGAGCCTGAACATGAGCTACCTGAGCCCGTACATGGAGGCGCTGGGCTCCGACTTCAGCAACGGCGCCAACTTCGCCATCGCCGGCTCGGGCACCTTGCCGCGTGACAGGCCCTTCGCTCTCCACGTCCAGGTGCAGCAGTTTGTCCACTTCAAGCAGCGCTCCCTCCAGCTCATCAGCCAAGGTTCTTCAGTCTTCAGTAGTACTACACAGAAGGGTTGTGTGTCTGACCGATCTAATGCTAGTTGGTCTGCAGGCGAGAAGGCTCCGGTGGACGCGGAGGGTTTCCGGAACGCGCTGTACCTCATCGACATAGGGCAGAACGACCTCTCCGCCGCCTTCTCGAGCGGGCTGACCTACGATCACGTGGTCCATCATCGGATCCCGGACATGCTATCTGAGATACAGGATGCTATTGTG ACTCTGTTCTACGATGGAGCCAAGAACTTCTGGGTCCATGGCACCGGTCCGCTGGGCTGCCTGCCCCAGAAGCTTGCCGAAGCCATGAACTACGACGACGGCGATCTCGACGACAGCGGCTGCCTCAGAACGCTCAACAACGCTTCCCACGAGTTCAACGACCAGCTCTGCTCCGTCTGCCACAAGCTCACGTCGCAGCTCAAGGGCGCCACCATCGTGTACACCGACATCCTGTCCATCAAGTACGACTTCGTCGCCAACCACAGCGGCTACG GGTTTGAGGAGCCGCTCATGGCGTGCTGCGGCTACGGCGGGCCGCCTTACAACTACAACGTCAACGTGAGCTGCCTCGACCCCGGCTACCGTGTGTGCGAGGACGGCGGCAAGTTCGTCAGCTGGGACGGAGTGCACTACACCGACGCCGCAAACGCCGTCGTCGCGGCCAAGATTCTCTCGGCGGAGTTCTCGACTCCTAATGTTCCCTTCGGCTACTTCTGCAAGACATGA